The Roseovarius indicus genome has a segment encoding these proteins:
- the dxs gene encoding 1-deoxy-D-xylulose-5-phosphate synthase has protein sequence MTHTTPKTPLLDRVAGPADLRRMPDDELAALAGELRAELISAVSETGGHLGSSLGVVELTVAIHAVFNTPMDKLIWDVGHQCYPHKILTGRRDRIRTLRQKGGLSGFTKRAESAFDPFGAAHSSTSISAALGFTVGRDMGQATGDAIAVIGDGAISAGMAYEALNNAGAEGRRMFVILNDNEMSIAPPVGAMSAYLSGLYANEPLAKMRSLAEGFEAAMPAPMREGAKRARQLVTGGLSGSGTLFEELGFEYVGPIDGHDMRQVLPVLRAARARATGPVLIHCCTVKGKGYAPAETSADKYHGVAKFDVETGAQAKKAGGAPSYTSVFGKALSEEAARDPDIVAVTAAMPAGTGVDIMAQRFPGRVFDVGIAEQHGVTFAAGMAASGLKPFAAIYSTFLQRGYDQVVHDVALQGLPVRFAIDRAGLVGADGATHAGAFDIGYLSSLPGFTVMAAADEAELKHMVATAAAHDDGPIAFRYPRGAGTGVTLPERGQVLEIGRGRVLCEGDDVALLSLGAHLSECLDAAAMLEDEGLSVTVADARFAKPLDEALVLRLARTHRALVTVEEGAEGGFGSVVMHALARHGAFDRGLAIRNVCLPDRFIEQASPAEMYADAGMTAADIAAMARGAVGRGTEVVPLSVAT, from the coding sequence ATGACCCATACCACCCCGAAAACCCCGCTTCTTGACCGCGTGGCCGGACCGGCCGACCTGCGGCGGATGCCTGATGATGAGCTGGCGGCGCTGGCCGGTGAGCTGCGTGCCGAGCTGATCTCGGCGGTATCGGAGACGGGCGGGCATCTGGGCTCGTCGCTGGGAGTGGTCGAGTTGACGGTGGCCATTCATGCCGTGTTCAACACGCCGATGGACAAGCTGATCTGGGACGTGGGGCACCAGTGCTATCCGCACAAGATCCTGACGGGCCGGCGCGACCGGATCCGGACGCTGCGCCAGAAGGGGGGGCTTTCGGGCTTCACCAAGCGGGCGGAGAGCGCGTTCGATCCGTTCGGGGCGGCGCATTCCTCGACCTCGATCAGCGCGGCGCTGGGGTTCACCGTGGGCCGCGACATGGGCCAGGCGACGGGCGATGCGATCGCCGTGATCGGCGACGGCGCGATCAGCGCCGGGATGGCCTATGAGGCGCTGAACAACGCGGGCGCCGAGGGGCGGCGGATGTTCGTCATCCTCAACGACAACGAGATGTCGATCGCGCCGCCGGTGGGGGCGATGTCGGCCTATCTGAGCGGATTGTATGCGAATGAGCCGCTGGCGAAGATGCGGTCATTGGCCGAAGGGTTCGAGGCGGCGATGCCGGCGCCGATGCGCGAGGGGGCGAAGCGGGCGAGGCAGTTGGTGACGGGGGGCTTGAGCGGGTCGGGGACGCTCTTCGAGGAGCTGGGATTCGAGTATGTCGGCCCCATCGACGGGCATGACATGCGGCAGGTCTTGCCGGTGCTGCGCGCCGCGCGGGCGCGGGCGACGGGGCCGGTTCTGATCCATTGCTGCACGGTGAAGGGCAAGGGCTATGCGCCCGCCGAAACCAGTGCCGACAAGTATCACGGCGTGGCGAAGTTCGACGTGGAAACCGGCGCGCAGGCCAAGAAGGCGGGCGGGGCGCCGAGCTATACCTCGGTCTTTGGCAAGGCCTTGAGCGAGGAAGCGGCGCGCGACCCGGATATCGTGGCGGTGACGGCGGCGATGCCGGCGGGCACCGGCGTGGATATCATGGCGCAGCGCTTTCCGGGGCGGGTGTTCGACGTGGGCATTGCCGAGCAGCACGGGGTAACCTTTGCCGCCGGGATGGCGGCGAGCGGGCTGAAGCCCTTTGCGGCGATCTATTCGACGTTTTTGCAGCGCGGCTATGACCAGGTGGTGCATGACGTGGCGCTTCAGGGCCTGCCGGTGCGGTTTGCCATCGACCGGGCGGGGCTTGTCGGCGCCGACGGGGCGACACATGCCGGCGCCTTCGACATCGGCTACCTGTCGAGCTTGCCGGGGTTCACGGTGATGGCGGCGGCGGATGAGGCGGAGCTCAAGCACATGGTGGCGACGGCGGCGGCGCATGATGACGGGCCGATTGCCTTCCGCTATCCGCGCGGGGCCGGGACGGGGGTGACGTTGCCGGAGCGGGGTCAGGTGCTGGAGATCGGCCGCGGCCGGGTGCTGTGCGAGGGGGATGACGTGGCGCTGTTGTCGCTGGGGGCGCATCTGTCGGAATGCCTCGATGCGGCGGCGATGCTGGAGGATGAGGGCCTGAGCGTGACGGTGGCCGATGCGCGGTTCGCCAAGCCTCTGGACGAGGCCTTGGTGCTCAGGCTTGCACGGACGCACCGGGCGCTGGTGACGGTGGAGGAGGGGGCCGAGGGCGGCTTCGGCTCCGTCGTGATGCATGCGCTGGCGCGGCATGGCGCGTTCGACCGGGGGCTGGCGATCCGGAACGTCTGCCTGCCGGACCGGTTCATCGAGCAGGCGAGCCCGGCGGAGATGTATGCGGATGCGGGGATGACGGCGGCGGATATCGCGGCCATGGCGCGGGGCGCCGTGGGCCGGGGCACGGAGGTGGTGCCGCTGAGCGTGGCCACCTGA
- a CDS encoding c-type cytochrome codes for MKSTIAALTATIALTLPAYAAGDAENGEKEFRKCKSCHMIESADETIVKGGRTGPNLYGVAGRTAGSQEDFKYSDLMTAAGEKGLEWNEEDFIGYVQEPTDWLKEYTGEDGRAKMTYKVRKEEDAADLWAYLSSLGADS; via the coding sequence ATGAAATCAACGATTGCAGCCCTGACCGCCACGATCGCTCTGACCCTTCCGGCTTACGCCGCAGGCGACGCGGAAAACGGGGAGAAGGAATTCCGCAAGTGCAAGTCCTGCCACATGATCGAGTCGGCGGATGAAACCATCGTCAAGGGCGGCCGCACCGGCCCGAACCTCTACGGCGTCGCCGGCCGCACCGCCGGATCGCAGGAAGACTTCAAGTATTCCGACCTGATGACCGCCGCCGGCGAAAAGGGCCTCGAGTGGAACGAGGAAGACTTCATCGGCTACGTGCAGGAGCCGACGGACTGGCTCAAGGAATACACCGGTGAAGACGGCCGCGCCAAGATGACCTACAAGGTCCGCAAGGAAGAAGACGCCGCCGATCTCTGGGCCTATCTCTCGTCCCTCGGCGCCGACAGCTGA
- the hemA gene encoding 5-aminolevulinate synthase, with protein MTFDAMFTAQLDDLKGEGNYRIFAELERRCGAFPKAKSHDDDAPDEVTVWCSNDYLGMGQNPIVREAMKAAIDQCGTGAGGTRNISGTNYHHVALERELADLHGKEAALLFTSGYVSNWAALSTLGARLPDAVILSDALNHASMIEGIRHSRAQKVIWKHNDPEDLDRKLATLPANAPKIVAFESVYSMDGDICPMQEIVEVAEKHGAMTYLDEVHAVGLYGPRGGGVSEELGLADRITLIEGTLGKAYGCMGGYITGSAALCDFVRSFASGFIFTTALPPAVAAAAQASIAHLKTSDLERQRQRRQVARLRAKLDARGIPHMDNPSHIIPVMIKDPVKCRMLSDILMNDYGIYVQPINYPTVPKGTERLRFTPGPLHSDADIDHLVEALTVLWKQCAIAHAVA; from the coding sequence ATGACTTTTGATGCCATGTTCACCGCACAGCTCGACGACCTGAAGGGCGAGGGCAATTACCGCATCTTCGCCGAGCTCGAGCGCCGCTGCGGCGCCTTTCCCAAGGCGAAAAGCCATGACGACGACGCCCCCGACGAAGTCACCGTCTGGTGCTCGAACGATTATCTCGGCATGGGCCAGAACCCCATCGTGCGCGAGGCCATGAAGGCCGCGATCGACCAATGCGGCACCGGCGCCGGCGGCACCCGCAACATCTCGGGCACCAATTACCACCACGTGGCCCTCGAACGTGAACTGGCGGACCTGCACGGGAAGGAGGCGGCGTTGCTCTTCACCTCCGGCTACGTGTCGAACTGGGCGGCGCTGTCGACGCTGGGCGCCCGCCTGCCCGACGCGGTGATCCTGTCCGACGCGCTCAACCATGCCAGCATGATCGAAGGCATCCGCCATTCCCGCGCCCAGAAAGTCATCTGGAAGCATAACGACCCCGAGGACCTCGACCGCAAGCTGGCCACCCTGCCCGCCAACGCGCCCAAGATCGTTGCCTTCGAAAGCGTCTATTCCATGGATGGCGATATCTGCCCGATGCAGGAAATCGTCGAGGTGGCCGAGAAGCACGGCGCCATGACCTATCTCGACGAGGTCCATGCCGTGGGCCTCTACGGGCCCCGCGGCGGCGGCGTGTCCGAGGAACTGGGGCTGGCGGACCGCATCACCCTCATCGAGGGCACGCTCGGCAAGGCCTATGGCTGCATGGGCGGCTACATCACCGGCTCGGCCGCGCTCTGCGATTTCGTCCGCTCCTTCGCCAGCGGCTTCATCTTTACCACCGCCCTGCCCCCCGCCGTAGCGGCCGCCGCGCAGGCCTCGATCGCCCACCTGAAAACCTCCGACCTCGAACGCCAACGCCAGCGCCGCCAGGTCGCCCGCCTGCGCGCGAAACTCGACGCCCGCGGCATCCCGCACATGGACAACCCCAGCCACATCATCCCCGTCATGATCAAGGACCCGGTCAAGTGCCGGATGCTGTCCGACATCCTGATGAACGACTACGGGATCTACGTGCAGCCCATCAACTACCCCACAGTGCCCAAGGGCACCGAACGCCTGCGCTTCACCCCCGGCCCGCTTCATTCCGACGCCGATATCGACCACCTGGTCGAGGCGCTGACCGTGCTGTGGAAGCAATGCGCCATCGCCCATGCCGTGGCCTGA